In Dasypus novemcinctus isolate mDasNov1 chromosome 8, mDasNov1.1.hap2, whole genome shotgun sequence, the genomic stretch TGGAGGATATtggatagatgggtgggtggtggatggatggagTTCCATTTAAGATCCAAATTGGTATGACTTCTGTCCACTTTTAGAGTTGCCTGCCCCTGGCTTCACGCACTTATTCTCTCCCTAATCCCAGGCCCTTTGACCTTGTCCTTTCTGAGGTCATGACGCAGTTAGGTATAGACCCCATCTCTTTCTGCAGTGCAGTCCTGGGCCTAGCTGACCACCACTTTCTCTTACACCCTCTCCCCTCACTCCACCTCCCCAAAGCTCCCCTTCCATGGTCCTCTTCTCTGTCTTTGTCTATCCCTCTGCCTCTTGGTCCCACCAGCCTAGGGTGGGTACCCCTCCACAGTCAGGCCTCTGCTCTGTGTTCCCAACTCCAGCCCACCCCTCACCTTAGGTCAAGTCAGATTTCCATTGTCCTTCGAACACTTTCTTTCACAAGTCCTGTTGCTGACTGCCCAGTCCCCAACATCTGCTGTGCACCTCTTCCAGCCCCTCCTCCACTCAGCAGCACGCGGTGTCTGTcagaaacacaaatccaaccagcTCATCCCCCAGCTCCCTACCCTTCGGTGGCCTTCCCTTGCCTTGGATAAAGACCCAAGTCCCTAACATGGCCTGTTAGACATTGTATAATCCATGAGGTTTAAATATGAGAGACGTGGAGGCTGATGTCAGGGGTGGAGACAGGATGAGCAAAGGTGTGGGGCAGGGCAGCATGGCGGCCCGTTTGGCAGGGGAGCCGGGCGTGGGAGGGGAGCAGCACCCGTTCTTGTGGCCTGAGGTGCAGTTGTTCTGAAACATGCCGTTCTGCTCTGCTGGGTCTTTCCCCTGCACTGAGACAGTCTCCATTTTGAAATCCTTCCAGCTTCTAAGCAGTTTAATAACGAGGTCCTGAAGGCCCACAATGAGTACCGGCGGCAGCACGGTGTCCCCCCTCTGAAGCTCTGCAACAAGCTCAACCAGGAGGCCCAGCAGTGAGTGCCCGGGCCCTGCAGTGACTTGGGACCTCCacagtgctgctgctgctgctgtcactGAGGGGCTTTGGGGGGCAGCAGGGACGTGGGTTTTGGGGTCAGACACAGCCAGGCTTGAGTAGCTACTCTGCTGCTTACCTAGGCAAGTCCCTTCATTCCTTGGAGCCTTGGTTTACTGCTCTGTAAAATGGAACTGTGTGAGGCTCGAAGAGGTGCAGGTGTGACGCTCATGCCTATTTCCTCTGAGAGCCCTGGGCAAGGAAGGAAGCTCAGCCCCACCTGTGGGGTCCCTACCTTGGCGGGGAGGGGGGTTTCCATGGACTTGCCCGCTCTGAGGAAGCACCGTGGCCTCTGGCAGGTATTCTGAGGCCCTGGCCAGCACAAGGATCCTCAAGCACAGCCCGGAGTCCAGTCGTGGACAGTGTGGGGAGAACCTGGCATGGGCGTCCTACGATCAGACGGGTGAGTTCCCTTCTTGGCTCTCCTCCCTGCTGCCTGAGCTGGGCCTGGGATGGGGCCTCCTCAGACCCCTCCTGGCCCCCATTTACCCTTCCTGTTGCCATGGTAAGCCACAGGCCCACAGAGGGAAGGGAAACCCAAAGTTCCCCTTTGTGTCTCTCCTAGAGGCTGACTTCCCAGCAAGGGCTCTGATGGCTGGCTCCAGGCCAGGCCTGTGACGGGTGCTGAGGACACAGAGATGAGTCAGACTGACCTTCCCTCACCCCCACTTCTGGAAGGGCTTCCAgctgaggagtgggggtgggcaagACAGGCCATTTCTGCACAGTCTTAGCCTATTCGGTGGGCACCGGAGCATCATCCCCAGCTACAGAGGAACTGTCCTTTCTTCACCTTGTTCTAGAATGTTTACAGTgctattacttttataatcagaaaagcagcaagagagcTTTTTAcatcttgggggaaaaaataactgaaaaagacACTTCTTCCATCCAAGCTCTCAGCCTGGAATGGTGATCCCCCCACTGACCAAACATTCTTGAGCTTCCTGGCTTGGGTGACCCTGGAGTGgctttttaggaaaaataatggagaaagtgtCTCATTCTCTGAAGCCTTCTCCAAAACCCAGCGAGAATGACTCACTCCTTCCCCGGCCTCACATTCCTGGGAGTTCCCAGGGGGAGGTCCCATCCCGGTCCTCTTGGCTGCCCAGCACCGCCTGACCCTGACGGGGGCCTCCTGCACAGCCCTCTGGGAGAGGTGGTGTGAGCCCCCTCCCCAGGAAGGCCAGGAGCCCGCCTGGGAGGCCTCGCCCTAGCCCGCAGGCTCCTCCCACTCCCCAGGTTTTGTCCCTTGGTGGACCCAGGGGAGCCCagagagggcagggaaggagccTTGAGTGGCCGTCTGGGCTCCATCCCAGGCCAGCTCTGGCTCCCTGTGGAAACCTGAGCAACTTACTGCCCTCGGGCCCCAGTTTCCCCATCTCAACAGAGAGGCGAGCGGGTAGGCGGTCCCTGGCTGCACACTGGAATCTTTTGCAGAGCTTTTAAATACCGATGCCTGGGTCTCCTCCAGGGGTACTGACACAATGGGTCTGAGGAAGACCCCACGGATCAGTAGTTTTCAGGCCCCCCAGGTGAGGCTGATGTGCAGCCAGTGCTCTCCAGGGCCTTGCTGCTCAGGCTGTGATCCACAGACCAGCCGCACCCCTGGGAGCTGGTTAGAAATGCGGGCTCATGGGCCCCACCCTAGGCCTACtgaaatcagaatctgcatttcagTAAGCCCCCCCGGGTGATTCATGCACACATTCCAGCTGGGAGGTGACTGCACTGAGGTCCCAGGTGCCTAGCTCCGGCCCTGTGATCAGCAGCTCATATCCCTACCTGCTAAGCCAGTGGCCGCAAGCCGTGAGGTCCCTCCTGCCTGTGGTAGCGCCCAGCCCAATTACCTTTCCTCCTGTGACTATTTCAGGAGCCAGACTTGGGGTGGGATGAGGGCAGAGTCTCATAGGCACTCAACCTGTCTCTGGAAGGCACAGCATGCCCTCAGCCGTCTTGTACAGAGGCTCAGGAAGGGAAGGCCTTGCCCAGGACTGCACAGTGAGTCCTCCCGACCGCAGCTCAGTGCTCGTCCCAGCTCCCAAGGCCCTGACTTCAGCCTGGGCACACTCGTGGGCAGGAGTCCCTAGGAGTCTGCCAGGAACATCCAAGATGTTTCAGCTCATTGGcgctttatcagatatgtaactGTGGGGTGGGTGGTCTGGAGTGAATGGGAGAAGACGGAGggaattttagaacagtttcttCTCCTTACAGGAAAAGAGGTGGCCGATAGATGGTACAGTGAAATCAAGAACTACAACTTCCAGCAGCCCGGCTTCACCTCGGGGACTGGTGAGTGGCAGGGTCCCACACAGTGGCCGGGCCCTGGGCAGGGTTGCAGGTTGGGTGTCTGGCTTCAGAGAGGAACTAACCTGACAGCCCATCATTTCCTTCCCCCTTTACCTCTtccatatttctctttttaatcttACCCAAAAGGCAAAGATTTCCATTCCCCCAACACATCCTcaaacacagaaagagagagagagagagagagattgaaagagaGATCCCTTGTGTAAGAGCACATAAGCTGCTGATTCTCTCCCATCAGCTCAGAGGTCATCACATCACTGGAGCACGTCATAGGAGGCTGTGGATTTTTAAAGCTGTGTAAGGATGCTCCTCTCCTGCTGTGTACCTTAGCCCTTTAACTGCCTTGCTCTCCAGCAGCCAGAACAGTATTTCTAAAATCCTCTCTGCCCATGTGGCTCTCCTGATTGAACTGCCAGTGCTCCCTGGTGCCACCAGGAAAAGGGCCCCTCGCTCTTCTGGTCTTAATGCCTCCTCCCCTCGCGTCCCCTCCAGCCCGCCACGCTGCTCAGGCCTGGCCTCCTGGGCTTTCCCTCCCTTCACCTCTTCCCTCCAGCTGGAGAAGCAGGCAAGCTTGGGAAGCAGGAAACCTGAATCTTATCTCGGCTCTGACACTgttagttgtgtgaccttgggtcgATTCCTGTCCTTTCCTCCCTGAGGGAAAGGGACAAGGTGGCATCCTCTAAGGGACATTCTGAGACCCAGTGGTCCAGATGCAGGGTGGCACCTGCCAGGGAAACCACCAGCCACTCCCTTAGGCCTCCTCCACGGTGAAAGGCGGAAGGTAAAAGGTAAACCTTCAGCTCCTTCAAGCCCAAACAGCCCCAAACAGCCGCTGCTTTGTGCCCTTCCGCTGCTTTGTGCCCTTCCGGGACTCTGCCTGGGGcacaggatggggtggggaggggctgtgAGTGCCTCTGACCAGAGGCACCAGGGCTGCCTGGAAAGGGGATTCTCTGCTCACCCCTGTCCCAGCTCTGGGTGGAGCTGCTTGTGGCCGCCCCCTTTCCTCTCACAGGGTTTCTTCAGAAGCAGGAAGTGACAGGGTCCCCGAGCCAGTCACCATTTCCTGTGGTTTGCTGCTCACCCTTTTGGGCAGGGGTTCTTGCAATCCTGTGAGGGTACAGAGGTAGAAGCATCTGCTGAAGCATTCCTCCTCTCATTTTACCCAGACTGCTGCCAGGGCCTTAGTGAGAACTGATGACTCTGTGGCAATTATATTCAAGGAGTAAGAGAGGGGGCAGTAACAGCCTTGTACCACTGATCAAGGACGTGTAAGCAGGCccttttcttttaataaagaGGAGTATACAGAAAATGTTTCATTTCATAGCTTCTAGGTTTGCTTTTCCCATGAGCAAGATTGACGAACAATCGTCATGTTTCAGAGCAAGTTACTAGCATTGCTCATGTGTGCACACCACTTGACAGTTAGAAGGTGCCACTTAAGCCTGGACACCATTTGAAGGTGGGGCTTTCTTCTTCCCATTTTgtagaagaagaaattgaaagcccACGCAAGAAAGAGATGTCCCAGGGCCCtgcttcccccccgcccccccccacagcTCCTCCTTTTAGAAGGGAATCTCTCCGGACACCTCACAAGGGTCAGCTCTCCATTACCACGCTCTGCCCATCTCACCCACTGCTTCACATCTCACACCCCGGAAAGAGGAAAAGCCCAGAGCACCCAGGCCTTGTGCTGGCCCAGGTGCCAGTGGGCAATGCCTAGGGAGTGACAGAGCCTGAGCCTAAGAGGTGAGCGGGGCCTTGGGTGTTGGTGTCATCAGACCAGTCATCCAGGCCTCGCCCTCCCCAGAGCCTCCGCCCCCACCTCTGCTCACTGCGCAGACCCGGGTCTATGTTATGAGTGAAAGGGCCTTTGCAACATCTCCTAATAGCCTCTCCCCCGTTCCCCGGGTCAGTGTCTCGGGATGAAGGGTGCCGCCAGCAGAGTTCTGTCCTGAGTGCCAAGTGGAGAGAAACTCTCTTAGAATTGCTTCGTTACAGTCTACTTAAATGAGTacgtttgtttgcttattgtgaATAATTAATGCTTTTACACGACATGAAATTCAAAAGCTGCAAATAGCTATGGAAGGTAAAAAGTCTCCTTTCCATCCACGTCCCCCAGCACACTCCCTCCCTAAAGGCAACCAGTATTAGCAGCTTCATGTGTATCCTTCTAGAAGTATTTGGGTTTATACCAGCATTTATGcacacttttttcccttttttacacatttctcttttttccctttttttacaCATTGGTGTCAGTCTATGATCTGTTTACACTCACTTTCTTCACACAACTGGTTGTCAAAGATTGTTCCATATCAATACAAAAAGagctttctcattctttcttacTGTTGTCCATTATTCTTGTGCAAGGATGTACTGTAACTTAGTAATGTTTTCTCAGAGGTATATTCTAGGAAGTTTGGGTCCATAGCAGGAAAAAGGATGTAatccttttagaaaaaaaaaaagatgagggggAGCTCTGTTAGTAGAGAGTTAGAAACCAGTGTGTATCTGATGGTTGCTAAGGAAGTTGTGTCCTGTAATTGATCTCTAAACACCCATCACTTCACTGTGTCTATGGAGACAGAAAACTCCCCAGTGAGAAAGATTACGCAGTCCCTTATGTTTGTAAAGGCTGCCGCAGGCATTCATACTGCTGATGTGCACTTTGTGTCCTTAATCAATTTCTTGGCAACCAGTGGATATGTGGCTGCTGCTTCCTTGTCTGGAGACAGAGAGAGTGGGTGGGTCTCTTGAGAGCAAAGGCTTGTGTGAGAAAAGGCTTGAGCCCTAGTGAAAACACAGCCTACAGAAGCAGTGACACTGGTGAAGCTGCTGAAAACCTGGAGCTCTGACTCAAAAGTAGAAGGACCAGCACTGAACGGGCAAAAAGTGTGTGTTTCTCCTCTGAGAAACTATTCTGAGGTGAAAACCAGAGTTTATTGAGTAATGGTTAAAACAAGTTTATGGATAAATGTAAAGATGCATAATTGCACCTAGGATTTgttctcctttaattttttttaagatttgttttaagacttatttatttctccccatcccctcattgtttgcatttgctgtgtttgttgtgtgctggtctttgtaggaagcactgggaactgaatgtgggagggaggaacctaatggcttgagccaactctgctccctgctttgttgtgtctcttgctatatttttcttcttgtgtctcttgttacaccaccttgttgtgtcagctcaccacatctgcctgtcacatcagctcgctgtcttgcttatcttctctaggagacaccgggaaccgaacctgggacctcccatgtggtaggaaggagCTCAATTGcgtgagccatgtctgcttccctcctttaatTCCTGCTTTCATTGTTTCACCTCATTGGTGATTAACTGTATTGATTAGTGTTTATTagtttggttattttaaaaaagaatttagtaAACTCAAATCCTTTGTGGGTgtagacaaagaaattaaatttaaaaattataaaatggatTTCAACTatagaaggaaaacaaaatttaatcaaCAAAACTTTAAGTTCCTACCATTTTCAAGACACAGTGGGAGATACCAACTTTGTCTCTTCCCTAAAGGATTAGAAGAGGGTGAATACCACTCAGTTGTAGTGTCCTGGTTgttaaaaacaaataccatacgaTGTACAGTATTTgtacttaaaaatgggaatttattggctcacggttctGAGTGTAAAATGGAGGCATcagcaaggagatgctttctcccagaagactgtggcgtTCTGGAGATGgttgatccttggtccttggtttttcttcacatggcaaagcatatggtggtgtcttttttctcttctgggttctgccgacttctagcttctgggttctccctggggcttctcccTCCATCTGGCATTCACTTTGCTTATAAGGGACTTCAGTAATCCTACATTAAAGCCCAACctggggagaagatgtggctcaattggtgagcacctgcttcccacatgggaggttcagttaccagtgcctcctgaaacaacaacaacaacaagcaaacaaacagaaaaaccaactcagcgtTGCCATAGTGGCTCAGTTTGAAGCCGATTAaatactggcttcccacatacaaagtccagggttcaatccccagcccctggtacctaaaaaaaaaaaaaaaaaggccaatctGATTCAGTtagaccacaccttaactgaagtgtcatcttgaagagattttatttacaatggTCCACACCCTTCAGAATGTGACCAAGACCAAggacatgtccaaactggggtacacaattcaatccccagcacaCCTTTTCTTTCTTAAGCACCCTAGGACAAGCTTAGCTACTCTggtcaccatttccccctttccttccttcttctgtctcttcctttatcaaatatttatggagcatctTCTATCTGCCAAGTCGGTGCTGAACACTAGGGATGTGGTGGTCAGCATGGCAGACATGGTGCCTGCCCCCACAGAGTTTGCCCAGTTGCAAGACAGGTATTTAGGAATGTGGGTTGAGGGTTACTTTAGCAAATAAATGCCATCCTAAGATATGAAAGTAAATACCCCATTAATTAGATTGGCTGTCAAAGAAGCTTTAGGGGTCCCAAACAGTACAAGGGAAGGGATCAGTTTTGGACCTCTACTGCCAAGAGATGAGAAGAATTTATGACCACTGAGCAGAGAGTACATTACAGCATTGTCTCTTTGACCCCAAAGGGGAAAGAGAGCTAGAAGCTAAGCTCTAAGTTAGCTTCTAGTGAGTAAGGATAAGCAGCTTGAACAGTAAGGAACTGCTGAGAAGTCTCCCCAAGCCTCAGAAGTGCCTGGGTGGTTAGGGCAGTAGCTTTAAAAGGAGCTAGTGTTTGGCTCAGAGCAGAGAGATTTGAAGGAAGCTGTGAATTGTCAAGGTTCAAACTGCTCAAAACATAGAAGGCCTGCATTGCCAATGAGGGCAAATTTTGAGGCAAAGATAGTCCCTCTACATATACGTTCATTGATTGATTCAACAAAAGtttattttacacttttcatGTGTCAAACTGTGCCAAAGTATTGGGTATACTTTGGTGAATAAAACAACTTGGTTTCTGCACATGTGAGGCTCACAACTAGTGAAGGAATGAAGCAATAATTGATTGGGCAATCAAACAagtgtgtcattgcaaactgtaAGAATgctatgaaaggaaaaacagggtGCGGTAAGAATATCTTGGAAGAGGGATGTTGAGGAAATAAAAGGGTAATAATGAAAAGCTTCTCAGAACAAGTGACATTTGGGTTGAGACCTAAGAGTCAAGAAGATGTTGGGCATCAGAAGAGTGTTTCACACAGTAACCAGTGTGTACAAGTGCTCTGGTGCAGGAAATAACCTGCTGTGTTCAAGGAATGAAAAAGAGGCTACCCGGCCAAAGCATTCACTTTCATTCTAGTTGCATGTGGAAGCTATGGGAGGATTTTTAAGCAGGGAAGTGAACAAATACTTATGCTCAAGAAGATCATTCTGGCTACGTAAATGGAAAATGAATTGGAAGGACTAAGGTAGACACAAGAGAACCAGTC encodes the following:
- the GLIPR2 gene encoding Golgi-associated plant pathogenesis-related protein 1; translation: MGKSASKQFNNEVLKAHNEYRRQHGVPPLKLCNKLNQEAQQYSEALASTRILKHSPESSRGQCGENLAWASYDQTGKEVADRWYSEIKNYNFQQPGFTSGTGHFTAMVWKNTKKMGVGKASASDGSSFVVARYFPAGNVVNQGYFEENVLPPKK